In a genomic window of Flammeovirga agarivorans:
- a CDS encoding S8 family serine peptidase, which yields MKKLVLSILFVGSLLVGSKGYSQGVQQITNPTPQFISPNISSAPNKLFVRLKDYRDVDMAYMEQGQDQFVNSDKRFLYRALTDARIASVIEPMSVLKKRKSDVLQITLHNDNDLDRYMSDLAQDPNVLYVERVPLPQSFSTPNDPLAGDQYHLELVGAIEAWSKSTENANTPKNDIVIAIIDDGVLITHEDLKDNMFINETELNGTPGIDDDNNGYVDDIYGWDASGDEYYNGDPDPNPPSSEATRFNFSHGTHCAGIAAARTDNSKGVASVSDNRVKILAVKATADDTPNARAITHSTEALMYAIEMKANVVSMSYGGYGYSATVARLIREATEDYGMFFVAAAGNDNVNLASYPAGYDNVMAVANTTSNDVKSPSSQYGPWIDISAPGTDIISTVAADDGNTNGDYAPYTGTSMSCPMVAGAAAFLLTQDSTISPLQMRALLMGTATDINPRNPNYQNALGAGRINMSAAMDALLSDRPIAAFDILSDNGIVNQDIQLVNLSFADGATYEWNFGDSETSTSSADTISHAYDSIPTLGTYLITLKVTDASGRSNTYRRGITMIAGPPEGPEESVPFSTDFLSDTGGFVTETEYLDGGTGDDVWEWARARGDNLNSGDSTVWVTAASGGVPLRSYSAILYTPIFDFSEEEKEYKISFTKSMETTYCNAPAACQMQYTTDNGGTWRLLGEPNDGLGYGWYNKSPDDACAIHPIIFENQTGWLGNYENDSTAYNVSFLAGNDKVRFRFVYRHESAFQIEDTDDGFMIRDFIVTKEEPTADFNITADVEYIKRPIQFVYNSGGAIDYLWDFGDGNTSTEPSPTHTYETTGEYEVELYINNDPSRNHKDTIPILGVKSVPFDLADGGDLEGDDLLFYSLNLAGTDLELGSSSIEGKNGTLSGDNAYVLGKDTAGYQVPTGFYLYTSVFDLPDGDDDTQRFSFALKQDVKEQVDGMFVEFSNDYGRSWRLLGSYVDPSWNNELSSEYYWSGENIPIMTGTTDNEWETKYIPLAGFEGEKVAFRLFFVAASQDSSGGIGLAMDNFRVVDYEPQVTSLNYTIDKTIVGLNSEVTFTSRSDVDSALVGWYFGEPEDATPSVVYGEGPHEVTYQTEGLKDLLMFVVGSDQQASYQGVVRVNASVSSTVEEDLKEMAPVVYPNPNLGNELFILSEKGISSVDILKTSGQQISSPPHWDGNKVDITNLSKGLYIIRIEQQDGSIYHKKLIKE from the coding sequence ATGAAGAAATTAGTATTATCAATATTATTTGTGGGAAGTCTTTTAGTAGGCAGTAAGGGATATTCCCAAGGTGTACAGCAGATTACAAATCCGACACCTCAATTTATAAGTCCAAATATATCAAGTGCTCCAAATAAACTCTTTGTTCGTTTAAAGGACTACCGAGATGTTGATATGGCTTATATGGAACAGGGACAAGATCAATTTGTAAACTCTGATAAACGTTTCCTTTATAGAGCTTTAACGGATGCAAGAATTGCTTCAGTTATAGAGCCTATGAGTGTCTTGAAAAAAAGAAAATCTGATGTATTACAGATTACGCTACATAATGATAATGACTTGGACCGTTACATGAGTGATTTAGCTCAGGATCCAAACGTTCTTTATGTAGAACGAGTACCATTACCACAATCTTTCTCTACACCAAATGATCCTCTTGCAGGAGATCAATACCATTTGGAGTTAGTGGGAGCAATAGAAGCATGGTCAAAATCTACAGAAAATGCGAATACTCCTAAGAACGATATTGTAATTGCGATTATCGATGACGGGGTATTGATTACACACGAAGATCTAAAAGACAATATGTTCATCAATGAAACAGAGTTAAATGGAACTCCTGGTATTGATGATGATAATAATGGGTATGTAGATGATATCTATGGTTGGGATGCTTCAGGCGATGAGTATTATAACGGAGATCCCGATCCTAATCCTCCATCAAGTGAAGCGACAAGGTTTAACTTCTCTCATGGAACACACTGTGCTGGTATTGCAGCCGCAAGAACTGATAACAGTAAAGGTGTAGCTTCAGTATCAGATAATAGAGTGAAAATATTGGCAGTGAAGGCAACAGCCGATGATACGCCAAATGCTAGAGCTATTACACACTCTACAGAAGCTTTAATGTATGCGATTGAGATGAAAGCAAATGTTGTTAGTATGTCATACGGTGGATATGGTTATTCGGCAACTGTTGCAAGATTAATTCGAGAAGCAACTGAAGATTACGGTATGTTTTTCGTAGCAGCGGCAGGTAATGATAACGTTAACCTTGCTAGTTATCCTGCAGGATATGATAATGTAATGGCTGTAGCTAATACAACGAGTAATGATGTGAAATCACCTTCTTCTCAATATGGACCTTGGATTGATATTTCGGCTCCTGGTACAGATATTATTAGTACAGTTGCAGCAGATGATGGTAATACCAATGGAGATTATGCTCCTTACACAGGTACATCAATGTCATGTCCAATGGTAGCAGGTGCTGCGGCATTTTTGTTAACCCAAGATTCAACAATTTCACCTTTACAAATGAGGGCATTGTTAATGGGGACAGCTACAGACATCAACCCCAGAAACCCTAATTATCAAAATGCATTAGGTGCAGGTCGAATAAACATGAGTGCGGCGATGGATGCATTACTTTCAGATCGTCCAATTGCTGCGTTTGATATCTTATCTGATAATGGTATTGTCAATCAAGATATTCAATTAGTGAACTTATCGTTTGCGGATGGTGCTACCTATGAATGGAATTTTGGAGATAGTGAAACAAGTACCTCATCAGCAGATACAATATCACATGCTTATGATTCTATTCCGACTTTAGGTACTTATTTGATCACTTTAAAAGTGACAGATGCTTCAGGAAGAAGTAATACATATAGAAGAGGAATTACTATGATTGCAGGCCCACCTGAAGGACCTGAAGAATCAGTGCCTTTCTCTACCGACTTTTTGTCGGATACGGGAGGATTCGTTACGGAAACAGAATATCTAGATGGAGGTACTGGTGATGACGTATGGGAATGGGCAAGAGCAAGAGGAGATAACTTGAATAGTGGAGATTCTACTGTTTGGGTAACAGCTGCCTCAGGCGGTGTACCTTTAAGATCATATTCAGCAATTTTATATACACCAATATTTGATTTTAGTGAGGAGGAAAAAGAATATAAAATATCTTTTACAAAAAGTATGGAAACGACATACTGTAATGCCCCTGCTGCTTGTCAAATGCAATATACTACTGATAATGGAGGAACTTGGAGGTTACTGGGTGAGCCAAATGATGGTTTAGGGTATGGTTGGTATAATAAATCACCAGACGATGCCTGTGCGATACACCCTATTATTTTCGAAAACCAAACCGGTTGGTTAGGAAATTATGAAAATGATTCTACCGCTTATAATGTATCGTTCTTAGCAGGCAATGATAAAGTCCGTTTCAGATTTGTCTACAGACATGAATCAGCCTTTCAAATAGAAGATACAGATGATGGTTTTATGATTAGAGATTTTATTGTCACTAAAGAAGAACCAACAGCAGACTTCAACATTACTGCAGATGTTGAATATATCAAAAGACCTATACAATTTGTTTATAACTCAGGTGGAGCAATAGATTATTTGTGGGATTTTGGTGATGGAAATACATCTACAGAGCCAAGTCCAACACATACTTATGAGACTACAGGTGAGTATGAAGTAGAATTATATATAAACAACGATCCTAGCAGGAACCACAAAGACACTATTCCAATCTTAGGGGTAAAAAGTGTACCATTTGATTTAGCAGATGGTGGAGATCTTGAAGGTGATGACTTACTATTTTATTCACTTAACCTTGCTGGAACAGACTTGGAATTAGGTTCATCTAGTATCGAAGGTAAAAACGGAACTCTAAGTGGTGATAATGCTTATGTATTGGGTAAAGATACCGCGGGATATCAAGTACCAACAGGATTCTATTTATATACATCAGTATTTGATTTACCTGATGGAGATGATGATACACAACGCTTTTCTTTTGCTTTAAAGCAAGATGTAAAAGAACAAGTAGATGGCATGTTTGTAGAATTTAGTAATGACTATGGTAGATCATGGAGATTATTAGGTTCTTATGTTGATCCATCATGGAACAATGAATTGTCTTCTGAATATTATTGGAGTGGTGAAAATATTCCTATTATGACTGGTACAACAGACAATGAATGGGAAACAAAATATATCCCTTTGGCAGGGTTTGAAGGGGAGAAAGTAGCCTTTAGATTATTCTTTGTAGCAGCAAGCCAAGATTCTTCTGGAGGTATTGGATTGGCTATGGATAACTTCAGAGTAGTAGATTATGAACCTCAAGTTACTTCATTGAACTATACTATAGATAAAACTATTGTAGGCTTAAATTCAGAGGTAACCTTTACAAGTAGATCAGATGTTGATAGTGCATTGGTAGGATGGTATTTTGGAGAACCTGAAGACGCCACACCTTCTGTCGTTTATGGGGAAGGACCTCATGAGGTGACATATCAGACTGAAGGACTTAAAGACTTATTAATGTTTGTTGTTGGGTCAGACCAGCAGGCTTCCTATCAAGGAGTGGTAAGAGTAAATGCTAGTGTATCTTCAACAGTCGAAGAAGACTTAAAAGAAATGGCTCCGGTAGTTTATCCGAATCCAAACTTAGGGAATGAGCTCTTTATTTTATCTGAAAAAGGGATAAGCTCTGTTGATATCTTAAAAACTTCAGGTCAACAAATTTCTTCTCCTCCACATTGGGATGGAAATAAAGTTGACATCACAAACCTTTCTAAAGGTTTATATATCATAAGGATTGAACAACAAGATGGAAGTATCTATCATAAAAAGCTGATAAAAGAATAA
- a CDS encoding helix-turn-helix transcriptional regulator, which produces MEITTKDKIENAKDIKIEAFRANIRKTNPHKHNKYVEIVYLYEGSGSHTIDYDTFEINQPTLFFIQKEQMHHWDILSEPKGFVIIMKKSFLENSTDQQLIQLIGEMSHHPCVYLKDIDQVNTIFQLLVDNLKDRYDTQQTVIEGLLKALFAKFLHDTTPSTGNTHQYSESFIQLKDLLESSEQIINSVNHYADLLHTTPQNLNAICKTAIGVSASKFIGEYIIKEAKRMLLYTNQTVSEIAFDLNFKDSSHFIRYFKRKTEMTPSNFRTS; this is translated from the coding sequence ATGGAAATTACCACCAAGGACAAAATAGAAAATGCTAAGGATATAAAAATAGAAGCATTCAGAGCAAACATCAGAAAAACCAACCCACACAAGCACAACAAATATGTTGAGATTGTTTATCTCTACGAAGGTTCTGGTAGCCACACAATAGATTATGACACCTTCGAAATTAATCAACCTACTTTGTTCTTTATTCAAAAAGAACAGATGCACCATTGGGATATCCTTTCAGAACCAAAAGGTTTTGTTATCATAATGAAAAAATCATTTCTTGAAAACAGTACTGACCAGCAGCTAATACAACTTATTGGAGAAATGAGTCATCACCCATGTGTTTATCTCAAAGATATCGATCAAGTAAATACTATTTTTCAGCTTCTTGTTGATAATTTAAAAGATAGATATGATACTCAACAGACAGTCATCGAAGGGTTGTTAAAAGCATTATTTGCTAAGTTCCTTCATGACACAACTCCTTCTACTGGCAATACGCACCAATATTCAGAGTCTTTTATACAGCTAAAAGATCTGTTAGAAAGCTCTGAACAGATCATCAACAGCGTAAACCATTATGCAGATTTATTACATACCACTCCACAAAATCTAAATGCAATCTGTAAAACTGCTATTGGAGTATCTGCATCAAAATTTATCGGTGAATACATTATTAAGGAAGCAAAAAGAATGCTTCTATATACGAACCAAACTGTTAGTGAAATTGCCTTTGATCTGAATTTTAAGGATTCATCTCATTTCATCAGATACTTTAAAAGAAAGACTGAAATGACGCCTTCTAATTTTAGGACAAGCTAA
- a CDS encoding transglycosylase domain-containing protein: MYLKAIKALWILFIIGVVSAIVFGISLKNNWFNLYGELPDPSVLENPKSEVASELYSADGELLGKYYRKNRTKVEYEDLSTNLKNALLASEDVRFYDHSGIDFKATIAVPYYLFRYVTMSGKKRGSSTLTQQLAKNLFKIRRDQDLEGRLSSVPLIGLVINKLKEWIVAVELEEAYTKKEIMTMYLNTVDFGSNAYGIHVAAQTFFSTTPDQLTVPESAVLVGILQAPTFYSPRFHPERALKVRNQVISQMEKYNLITAAQEKEYMGEDLGLRYNVENHNKGLAPYFRAEVVKDIQRFCKDKGLDLYADGLKIYTTIDSRMQRYAEEAIDKHMRAQQALFNEHWEGQGEPWRDREGEVIPNFLPRAIKRTRVYKSLYKQYGGDSLAIDKALKVKKKMKVFTWENNNHEKDTVMSSYDSLKYYKMFLQVGMTSMEPKTGAIKAWVGGINYKYFKYDHVRLGYRQPGSTFKPFLYAKALEDRFQPCSPITDVPITFTAEEAVADKPWTPANADGYSGKTYTLRQAMSRSINTAAAYLVKELGAPTLSRYARDKFGFKFIRDQMFSYLLTEDDKARGRTGYDKKPIKGVPSLCLGTEDVSVFEMVTAYSVFINKGTWTEPRFITRIEDKNGRVLKTFTPKKVEVLNERTAWLMTYMLRGTSEEAGGTAMRLNRYNFKRDKKTGEVFHVGGKTGTTANFSDGWFMGFTNDLVTGVWCGGEDRSIHFRTIKYGQGARLALPAFAYFMEDVYKDKQLCQELGYKRSKFPEPSIPINVELDCSKYSPDNFGDIMAEDDSVATEQEYVAPTETDDGIL; this comes from the coding sequence ATGTATTTAAAAGCCATAAAAGCACTTTGGATTCTATTTATTATAGGTGTCGTAAGTGCCATCGTTTTTGGAATTTCTTTAAAAAATAACTGGTTTAACTTATATGGTGAACTTCCAGACCCAAGTGTCTTAGAAAACCCTAAAAGTGAAGTTGCCTCTGAGTTATACTCTGCTGACGGTGAGTTATTAGGTAAATACTACAGAAAAAATAGAACAAAAGTAGAATATGAAGATCTATCTACTAACCTAAAGAATGCATTATTAGCTTCTGAGGATGTTCGTTTTTACGACCATAGTGGTATCGATTTTAAAGCTACAATTGCTGTACCTTATTATCTTTTCCGCTACGTTACAATGAGCGGTAAGAAGAGAGGATCGTCCACATTAACTCAACAATTAGCAAAAAACCTATTTAAAATCCGTAGAGATCAAGATCTAGAAGGTAGATTATCAAGTGTTCCTTTAATTGGACTTGTAATCAATAAATTAAAAGAGTGGATTGTAGCTGTAGAACTTGAAGAAGCCTACACAAAGAAAGAAATCATGACAATGTATTTAAACACTGTCGATTTTGGTTCCAATGCCTATGGTATTCATGTTGCTGCTCAAACTTTCTTTAGTACTACTCCAGATCAATTAACTGTACCTGAATCTGCGGTACTAGTTGGTATTTTACAAGCACCAACATTCTATAGCCCAAGATTTCACCCTGAAAGAGCTTTAAAAGTTCGTAATCAGGTCATCAGTCAAATGGAAAAATACAACTTGATCACTGCAGCTCAAGAAAAAGAGTATATGGGTGAAGATTTAGGTTTAAGATACAATGTTGAAAACCACAATAAAGGTCTTGCTCCTTACTTTAGAGCTGAAGTAGTAAAAGATATTCAGAGATTCTGTAAAGATAAAGGCTTGGATTTATATGCTGATGGTTTAAAAATCTATACAACTATCGATTCTCGTATGCAGCGATATGCTGAAGAAGCAATTGATAAACATATGAGAGCTCAGCAAGCATTATTCAACGAGCACTGGGAAGGACAAGGTGAGCCTTGGAGAGATAGAGAAGGTGAAGTAATTCCAAACTTCTTACCAAGAGCTATCAAAAGAACAAGAGTTTACAAATCACTTTATAAGCAATACGGTGGCGATTCATTAGCTATTGATAAAGCTTTAAAAGTGAAAAAGAAAATGAAAGTATTTACTTGGGAGAACAACAACCATGAAAAAGATACTGTTATGAGTTCTTATGACTCTTTAAAGTACTACAAAATGTTCTTACAAGTTGGTATGACATCAATGGAACCAAAAACTGGAGCAATAAAAGCTTGGGTTGGAGGTATCAACTATAAATACTTTAAGTATGACCATGTTCGTTTAGGTTATCGTCAGCCTGGTTCAACTTTCAAACCGTTCTTATATGCAAAAGCACTAGAAGATCGTTTTCAACCTTGTTCTCCTATCACTGACGTCCCGATTACTTTTACTGCTGAAGAAGCAGTAGCGGACAAACCTTGGACACCTGCCAATGCTGATGGATATAGTGGTAAAACATATACATTGAGACAAGCAATGTCGAGATCAATCAATACTGCTGCTGCTTACTTAGTAAAAGAACTAGGTGCTCCGACATTATCAAGATATGCAAGAGACAAGTTTGGTTTTAAATTTATACGAGATCAAATGTTCTCTTATTTATTGACGGAAGATGATAAAGCAAGAGGTAGAACTGGTTATGACAAAAAGCCAATCAAAGGTGTACCTTCGTTATGTTTAGGTACTGAAGATGTATCTGTTTTTGAAATGGTAACTGCCTATTCTGTTTTCATCAATAAAGGTACTTGGACCGAGCCTAGATTTATTACTAGAATCGAGGATAAAAATGGTAGAGTATTAAAAACATTTACTCCTAAAAAAGTAGAAGTACTAAATGAGAGAACTGCGTGGTTAATGACATACATGCTAAGAGGTACTTCAGAAGAAGCAGGTGGTACTGCCATGCGTTTGAATAGATATAACTTTAAGAGAGATAAGAAAACTGGAGAGGTATTCCATGTAGGTGGTAAAACAGGTACTACTGCTAATTTCTCTGATGGTTGGTTTATGGGCTTCACTAATGACCTTGTAACTGGTGTATGGTGTGGAGGCGAAGATCGTTCAATCCACTTCAGAACTATTAAGTATGGTCAAGGTGCCCGTTTAGCATTACCTGCATTTGCTTATTTTATGGAGGATGTTTACAAAGACAAGCAATTATGCCAAGAACTAGGTTATAAGCGTAGTAAATTCCCAGAGCCATCAATTCCTATTAATGTTGAATTGGATTGTAGTAAATACAGCCCTGATAATTTTGGGGATATAATGGCTGAGGATGATTCTGTAGCTACTGAGCAAGAATATGTTGCTCCTACAGAAACAGATGATGGAATCCTGTAA
- the porW gene encoding type IX secretion system periplasmic lipoprotein PorW/SprE gives MKQIILNKNTTLIIKAFLLTLLLVSGSACQFYHDTATHYNSYFLAREGMEQLELDLFNEHVDDYNDVLSILIPIDTNKTLSHKEQLDFIITKASRPIKFHKSSEWIDECYLLVGWVRLYEEDYENSLTTFKYVNAKFNDENSRHAALNALLRMFIEKKEEGNITLVKDIIKQQKAPYNKENTKDYHLNLAHYYRNKNDFKQSIAHLRLVVDLEQKKHLRSRYYFILGQMYEKTGVINDAYKAYSTAEKISKTNDLEFQSDISAYSMQPVDFSDEKQTKKIKKYFDKKLKDHNNWDNRDKIYYEMAQFEMRKPDYDKALSFFNESIQVSTSNQIQKGHSYWESGKIYYTEKKDYIAAAAYYDSAVQNFDESVYGFEDIKKRSENLQELAKYTKIVQENERLLSLYEMNEEERKEFLEKEIEEEKEELILKQQYAIENEKKKEKPVTAKSQSFSNKESKEFYFYNTNALAQGKAQFLRIWGSRPLEDNWRRSNKMEFSGAANTNNQTANNNQKPTSSNKKKDKNDEASNEDLFAGLKTMDQRIAEIPTTDEELKKVHKALADGIFELGKVYFYRMKINEEALNNFYRFLDEYPNDENAHEVAYLVYVICQEDESCDEEEAKQYLIENYPDCLYSKILLNPNYVKETNERENYIKDLYASAYQLYLEKQYNQSDIKLNELLNDFPQSAYEEKGRFLRVLLIGRTTKYYQTFKDALNGYLLAYPSGEFSDTAKGMLEEITERRLENGYIPGRYHDYEITTE, from the coding sequence ATGAAGCAGATTATTTTAAATAAAAATACCACTCTAATTATAAAGGCATTTCTGTTAACACTACTTCTTGTTTCTGGTAGTGCTTGTCAGTTTTATCATGATACTGCTACACATTACAATTCTTACTTTTTAGCAAGAGAAGGAATGGAACAGTTGGAGTTGGATTTATTTAATGAACATGTGGATGATTACAATGACGTTCTATCAATTTTAATACCTATTGATACCAATAAAACATTATCGCATAAAGAACAGCTAGATTTTATCATTACAAAAGCATCTCGTCCTATTAAATTTCACAAAAGTAGTGAATGGATCGATGAATGTTATTTATTAGTGGGTTGGGTAAGGCTCTATGAAGAGGATTATGAAAATTCACTCACTACTTTTAAATATGTCAATGCTAAATTTAATGATGAAAATAGTAGACATGCTGCTCTGAATGCTCTTTTAAGAATGTTTATTGAAAAGAAAGAAGAAGGAAACATTACTTTAGTAAAAGATATCATCAAACAACAAAAAGCCCCTTACAATAAAGAAAACACAAAAGACTACCACCTGAATCTCGCCCACTATTACAGAAATAAAAATGATTTCAAACAATCGATCGCTCATCTAAGGTTAGTTGTCGATTTAGAACAAAAAAAGCATTTACGCTCTAGGTATTATTTCATACTAGGTCAGATGTATGAAAAAACTGGAGTGATCAATGATGCTTATAAAGCCTACTCCACCGCTGAAAAAATATCAAAAACGAATGATCTAGAGTTTCAATCTGATATTAGTGCTTACAGTATGCAACCTGTAGACTTCAGTGATGAAAAGCAGACGAAGAAAATCAAAAAGTATTTTGACAAAAAATTAAAAGACCATAACAACTGGGATAATAGAGATAAAATCTATTATGAAATGGCTCAGTTTGAAATGCGTAAACCCGATTATGATAAAGCCTTAAGTTTTTTCAACGAATCAATTCAGGTAAGTACATCCAATCAGATTCAAAAAGGGCATTCGTATTGGGAGTCGGGCAAAATATATTATACAGAAAAGAAAGATTATATAGCAGCTGCTGCTTATTATGATAGTGCAGTTCAAAACTTTGATGAATCTGTATATGGTTTTGAAGACATTAAGAAAAGATCTGAGAACTTACAAGAACTCGCTAAGTACACCAAAATTGTTCAAGAAAATGAACGTTTACTGAGCTTGTACGAAATGAATGAGGAGGAAAGGAAAGAGTTTTTAGAAAAAGAAATTGAAGAAGAAAAAGAAGAGCTCATTCTAAAGCAACAGTATGCGATAGAAAATGAGAAAAAGAAAGAAAAACCTGTTACTGCAAAATCACAATCCTTCAGTAATAAAGAATCTAAAGAGTTTTATTTTTACAATACGAATGCTTTGGCACAAGGTAAAGCTCAATTCTTGAGAATTTGGGGCTCAAGACCTCTAGAAGATAACTGGAGAAGGTCTAACAAAATGGAATTTTCAGGGGCCGCTAACACAAACAATCAAACTGCCAATAATAACCAAAAGCCCACATCAAGTAATAAGAAAAAAGATAAAAATGATGAGGCAAGTAATGAGGACTTATTTGCTGGTTTGAAAACAATGGATCAAAGAATTGCTGAAATACCTACTACAGATGAGGAGTTAAAAAAGGTACATAAAGCATTAGCCGATGGCATTTTCGAATTAGGGAAGGTTTATTTCTATAGAATGAAAATCAACGAAGAAGCGTTAAATAACTTTTATCGTTTTCTCGATGAATACCCTAATGATGAAAATGCACATGAAGTCGCTTACCTTGTTTATGTGATTTGTCAGGAAGATGAAAGTTGTGATGAAGAAGAAGCAAAGCAATATCTTATCGAAAATTACCCTGATTGCTTGTATTCAAAAATTCTTCTTAACCCGAACTATGTAAAAGAAACCAATGAAAGGGAGAACTATATTAAGGATTTATATGCCTCTGCCTATCAACTATATCTTGAAAAACAATATAATCAATCAGATATCAAGCTCAATGAACTATTAAACGACTTCCCTCAAAGTGCTTATGAGGAAAAAGGGAGATTTTTAAGAGTCTTGCTTATTGGTCGAACTACCAAATACTATCAAACATTCAAAGATGCTCTAAATGGCTACCTACTTGCTTATCCTTCTGGAGAGTTTTCTGATACTGCAAAAGGAATGCTAGAAGAAATCACTGAACGCCGTCTTGAAAATGGATATATCCCTGGTAGATATCATGATTATGAAATCACAACAGAATAA